A window from Prochlorococcus marinus CUG1435 encodes these proteins:
- the coaD gene encoding pantetheine-phosphate adenylyltransferase, with amino-acid sequence MKILYPGTFDPLTNGHLDLIERAEKIFGNLVVAVLENTSKTPTFNLERRIIQINNSLSHLPDIEVISYSGLTVDCANDLKANLILRGLRAMSDFEYELQIAHTNKSLNNDIETIFLSTNTNYSFLSSSLVKEVAKFGGEINHMVPPSVERDLKEYFK; translated from the coding sequence ATGAAAATTCTTTATCCAGGTACATTTGATCCTTTAACAAACGGGCATCTTGATTTAATAGAAAGGGCTGAAAAAATATTTGGCAATCTAGTAGTTGCTGTTCTAGAAAATACTTCTAAAACACCAACATTTAATCTTGAAAGAAGGATAATACAAATAAACAATTCTCTTTCTCATTTACCTGATATTGAGGTTATTTCTTATTCTGGTCTAACTGTTGATTGTGCAAATGATCTAAAAGCTAATCTTATTCTTAGAGGCTTAAGAGCAATGAGTGATTTTGAGTATGAACTTCAGATTGCTCATACAAATAAATCTCTTAATAATGATATTGAAACTATATTTTTATCGACAAATACAAATTATAGTTTTCTTAGTAGCTCTTTAGTAAAAGAAGTTGCAAAATTTGGTGGTGAAATTAATCACATGGTACCTCCCTCTGTTGAGAGGGATTTAAAAGAATATTTTAAATAA
- a CDS encoding flavin reductase, which translates to MTLNLEAKKILLRKIPHGLFICGVRDEDKDEVNGFTASWVTQGSFTPPLVVMAVRAEGSSHEIINSTNKFSLNVLKSDQKDLAAVFFKPQKALGGRFESVEFKLGELGLPILVDSVGGVECNVVGSVMHGDHTVFVGEVQSAYLNNDVDSLNLSSTGWNYGG; encoded by the coding sequence ATGACATTAAATCTAGAAGCAAAAAAAATCTTATTAAGAAAAATACCTCACGGATTATTTATTTGTGGCGTTAGAGACGAGGATAAAGATGAAGTGAATGGATTTACTGCAAGTTGGGTGACTCAAGGTTCCTTCACACCACCATTAGTTGTAATGGCTGTTAGAGCAGAGGGTTCTAGTCATGAAATAATAAACTCTACCAATAAGTTTTCATTAAATGTGCTCAAAAGTGATCAAAAGGATCTAGCTGCTGTTTTCTTTAAACCTCAAAAAGCATTAGGAGGTAGATTTGAATCTGTTGAATTTAAATTAGGCGAGCTTGGATTGCCTATATTAGTTGATAGTGTTGGTGGAGTTGAATGTAATGTTGTTGGAAGTGTTATGCATGGAGACCATACAGTTTTTGTAGGAGAGGTTCAATCTGCTTATCTTAATAATGATGTTGACTCACTAAATTTATCTTCAACTGGCTGGAATTATGGAGGGTAA
- the uvrC gene encoding excinuclease ABC subunit UvrC — protein MSNSSIGKINNKYNFKIEYKLINNKELLKSRLSEIPKSSGCYLFKDIDNNLLYIGKSKKLRSRVSSYFNNYSDLTPRLSLMVRQITEIEIIVTDSEYEALNLESNLIKTNKPYFNILLKDDKKYPYLCITWSEKYPRIFITRRRRNRNNLDRYYGPYVDVGLLRRTLFTIKKIFPLRQRPRPVYKDRTCLNYSIGRCPGVCQEVISSDDYKKIMKQVSMIFQGRNDDLEIFLQTKMLQFSNDLDYENAAKIRDQISGLKLLTESQKISIPDSSINRDIFGIVSEKNVASIQIFQMRSGKLIGRIGYSQKLNNEDENLILQKILEEHYMNVEAVEIPSEILIQYNLPKQATIEDWLTELRKKKVKILIPKRNKKHETVEMVLKNAKLELDRILNGIQDNESSIEDLAQILELSEQPKRIEGYDISHIQGSDPVASQVVFIDGIPSKQHYRKYKIKDPNVFIGHSDDFASIYEVIHRRFKKWSKFKKSGGDFSILNDKTNSKLDNELLSDWPDLIMIDGGKGQLNAAIKALKELNLEEEVTICSLAKKNEEIFIPGFTKSLDTDQNQKGVLLLRRVRDEAHRFALSFHRDKRSKRMNRSQLSQISGLGPSRIRELLEHFKSIDAIRIASKEDLSKVKGLGKNSVNDIYEYFNEL, from the coding sequence ATGAGTAATTCCTCTATCGGAAAAATAAATAACAAATATAATTTTAAAATTGAATATAAATTAATTAATAATAAGGAGTTATTAAAATCAAGATTATCCGAAATTCCAAAGTCATCTGGTTGTTATCTTTTTAAAGATATTGATAATAACTTACTTTATATCGGTAAATCTAAAAAACTACGCAGTAGAGTAAGTAGTTATTTCAATAATTATTCAGATTTAACCCCCCGATTAAGTTTGATGGTTCGTCAAATAACTGAAATAGAAATAATAGTTACAGATAGCGAATATGAAGCATTAAATTTAGAGTCAAATTTAATCAAAACAAACAAACCATACTTTAATATTCTTTTAAAGGATGATAAGAAATATCCATATCTTTGTATAACTTGGAGTGAAAAATATCCTCGAATATTTATTACAAGAAGAAGAAGAAATAGAAACAATTTAGATAGATATTATGGACCTTATGTTGATGTTGGATTATTAAGGAGAACGTTATTTACGATAAAAAAAATATTTCCACTTAGACAAAGACCAAGGCCAGTCTATAAAGATAGAACTTGTTTGAATTATTCAATAGGAAGATGTCCAGGTGTTTGCCAAGAAGTTATATCATCTGATGATTATAAAAAAATAATGAAACAAGTATCTATGATATTTCAGGGAAGAAATGATGACTTAGAAATATTTTTACAAACAAAAATGCTGCAATTTTCAAATGATTTAGATTATGAGAATGCAGCAAAAATAAGAGACCAAATTTCAGGTTTAAAATTATTAACTGAATCACAAAAAATATCAATACCAGATTCTTCAATTAATAGAGATATCTTTGGAATAGTTTCAGAAAAAAATGTAGCTAGTATACAAATTTTCCAAATGAGATCTGGTAAGCTAATTGGGAGAATTGGCTATAGTCAAAAATTAAATAATGAAGATGAAAATCTTATTCTACAAAAGATATTGGAAGAGCATTATATGAATGTTGAAGCTGTAGAAATACCATCAGAAATTCTTATTCAATATAACCTTCCAAAACAAGCAACCATAGAGGATTGGTTAACGGAGCTAAGAAAAAAGAAAGTAAAAATCTTAATCCCTAAAAGAAATAAAAAACATGAAACTGTAGAAATGGTTTTAAAAAATGCGAAATTGGAATTAGATAGAATATTAAATGGAATACAAGATAATGAATCATCAATTGAGGATCTTGCCCAAATACTTGAATTAAGCGAACAACCTAAAAGGATTGAAGGTTATGATATAAGCCATATTCAAGGTAGTGACCCTGTAGCATCACAAGTAGTTTTTATTGATGGGATTCCTTCTAAACAGCATTATAGGAAATATAAAATTAAAGATCCAAACGTTTTTATAGGACATAGTGATGATTTTGCTTCGATATATGAAGTAATACATAGAAGGTTTAAAAAATGGTCAAAATTTAAAAAAAGTGGAGGGGATTTTTCAATATTAAATGATAAAACGAATAGTAAATTAGACAATGAACTTCTATCAGATTGGCCTGATTTAATAATGATTGATGGAGGAAAAGGACAGTTAAATGCAGCTATTAAAGCATTAAAAGAATTAAATCTTGAGGAAGAAGTAACTATATGTTCATTAGCAAAAAAAAATGAAGAAATATTTATTCCAGGCTTTACTAAGTCTCTTGATACTGATCAAAATCAAAAAGGAGTTCTTCTATTAAGAAGGGTAAGAGATGAAGCACATAGATTTGCATTATCTTTTCATAGAGACAAAAGATCTAAGAGAATGAATAGATCTCAATTGTCCCAAATCAGTGGATTAGGACCATCAAGAATAAGAGAATTGCTTGAGCATTTTAAATCAATAGACGCGATAAGAATAGCTAGTAAAGAGGATTTATCAAAAGTTAAAGGACTTGGAAAAAATTCAGTAAATGATATATATGAATATTTTAACGAGTTATAA
- the hemJ gene encoding protoporphyrinogen oxidase HemJ — protein sequence MAAEAYLWFKSLHIIGVIVWFAGLFYLVRLFIYHEESKNMDNELKIAFNKQYTLMEKRLANIITTPGMILALSMAVCMVIMQPSWLSEKWLQIKISFVLGLVIYHSYCYKIMYSLQNGTSTISAKNLRLLNELPTLLLFIIVLLVIFKNNFPTSVATWSVVGLIIFMLASIQFYAKIRKKNENSLSNE from the coding sequence TTGGCAGCTGAAGCATATCTCTGGTTTAAATCACTTCACATTATTGGTGTAATCGTTTGGTTTGCGGGACTTTTTTATTTAGTAAGACTTTTTATATATCATGAAGAATCTAAAAATATGGATAATGAATTAAAAATTGCCTTTAATAAACAATACACCTTGATGGAAAAAAGGCTGGCAAATATAATCACAACACCTGGAATGATATTAGCTTTAAGTATGGCTGTATGCATGGTTATTATGCAACCAAGTTGGTTAAGTGAGAAGTGGTTGCAAATTAAAATTTCTTTTGTTTTAGGATTAGTAATTTATCATTCTTATTGTTACAAAATAATGTATTCATTACAAAATGGTACTTCAACCATTTCAGCAAAAAACCTTAGATTATTAAATGAATTGCCTACTTTATTATTATTTATAATTGTACTTTTAGTTATTTTTAAAAATAATTTTCCAACTAGTGTTGCTACATGGAGTGTAGTTGGACTAATTATTTTCATGTTGGCTTCAATACAATTTTATGCAAAGATTAGAAAGAAAAATGAGAATTCATTAAGTAATGAATAG
- a CDS encoding PHP domain-containing protein, protein MNREDLVKLTSNINKNSCPKNINFHCHTKFSDGSLEPYELLEQAYKNNLKFLSITDHHTIKAHQYIKKYNILKNYPKDSFTLISGIEINCLILGCLVHVIGLGIDIKSKYLNPYILGESPIGNDLNIKSVIKAINLAGGLSFLAHPARYRIPFYKLIPEAKIQGIDGIEVWYDYELNEVWNPSLFVCSEIDKLADKYSMLKTCGTDSHGLSLLGR, encoded by the coding sequence ATGAATAGGGAAGACTTAGTAAAATTAACTTCAAATATTAATAAAAATAGTTGTCCTAAAAATATTAATTTTCACTGTCATACAAAATTTAGTGATGGAAGTCTAGAACCATATGAACTTTTAGAACAAGCTTATAAAAATAACTTGAAATTTTTATCAATAACCGATCATCATACAATTAAAGCTCATCAATATATAAAAAAATATAATATACTCAAAAATTATCCTAAAGATTCTTTTACATTAATTTCAGGAATAGAAATTAATTGTTTGATCCTAGGATGTTTAGTACATGTAATTGGATTGGGAATAGATATAAAAAGTAAATATTTAAATCCCTACATCCTTGGAGAGTCTCCAATAGGTAATGATTTAAATATTAAATCAGTTATTAAAGCAATAAATTTAGCTGGTGGTTTATCATTTCTTGCACATCCAGCTAGATACAGGATTCCTTTTTATAAATTAATTCCAGAGGCCAAAATACAAGGTATTGATGGAATAGAGGTTTGGTACGATTATGAACTTAATGAAGTATGGAATCCTAGTTTATTTGTATGTTCTGAAATAGATAAATTAGCAGATAAATATTCAATGCTAAAAACATGCGGAACAGATAGTCATGGACTTTCGCTATTAGGTAGATAA
- the cobN gene encoding cobaltochelatase subunit CobN, with translation MHRILNIAGNEKNKDDLIEQPAADFIFITSVKADLNLISNLLLEKEFASLKNNIRALEISNLNSSAQIDNYLLKTINYAKVVVLRIFGDKGTWNYGIEQLLNWQAVNKKRKLVILSGTIDQEISLCEISSIEKQIALNISRLLRSGGLDNYRNFLNCLNYLVVDEKLIPDEFLNITFYADPYLYDWKNEKGEKIGIISYKSLFLANEIEVNEKLNLQLRKCGLSPKTFFISTLKDHIIQKKLIDIFKKEDIKLIITTTSFSSSQIKNNDLIENSTNIFTFLKIPILQLLSSNRSRKKWLNSSIGMNSSDLLMQIIIPEFDGRITTCPSAFKEIISKENTLYSEISSYKADQVGIEWISKFTTNYVKLQKLNNFDKRICLVISNYPVKNGRIGNGVGLNTPSSIINILNWLKEEGYDLGSCNYPQDSSELMSMLIKTRTNDIESQNNKPLDYLPLSEYLKYWNYFEPDPKNIIINRWGKPSDAIDLDNKGFSINGIRFGKITLLIQPQRGYDAFTDRDIHSPDLPPPHRYLAQYIWIEKVFNANAICHIGKHGTVEWLPGKSIGLSNKCFPNIICPAIPNIYPFIVNDPGEGSQAKRRTAATIIDHLTPPLDRSELYGKFSILENYLDEYFEAKLLNSNRIKIIEKSIFELIKNDFSEITLMNKNNKIEEIDSFLCKIKESQIRTGLHIFGNRQNDINEINLFMCIARVPNANRIGVIQYIAKHLKLDLNPWTNQYDQMLSENDKKILLTFSNKNILNFRMAIDFLEQQAKYLIYLFFYKNNTNIKNLEKYKNKKIIDYFFNEKKHNNYFLLLKKEILYPIINSSYNEKLSFINSLNGQYVKSGPSGAPTRGKTEALPTGKNFFSVDSRGLPTESAWSVGIQSASQILDLYKQDNGEDLKNIAISVWATSTMRNGGEDICQILYLLGVQPIWDGPSRRVVDLEIIPLSVLERPRVDVTLRISGMFRDAFPQLVKLTSKAINLVSNLNEDDKFNPLAGASRDGDSINRIFGSAPGSYGAGLQELISNSNWENIDDFGESFINWSKWIYSDNLEPIEDKKSLENALKNVQLVVHNQDNKEHDILDSDDYYQFQGGLSSAVKKLSGKLPQMYHGDLSKFGLSKISKLQDEINNVVISRILNPKWINGMKDNGYKGAFEFSATLDYLYAFDASTEVVSDWCYEEVYKSWLCDLDLRNFFLENNPWALRDIAQRFLEIVNRKMWNNCSSDVIENLKNIIINTDSIIEKNEF, from the coding sequence ATGCACAGGATATTAAATATAGCAGGAAATGAAAAGAATAAGGATGATTTAATTGAGCAACCGGCTGCAGATTTTATTTTTATAACAAGTGTCAAGGCTGATTTAAATCTTATATCAAACTTATTGTTAGAAAAAGAATTTGCTTCATTAAAAAATAATATAAGAGCTTTAGAAATTTCTAATTTAAATTCCTCAGCTCAAATAGATAATTATTTATTAAAGACAATTAATTATGCAAAAGTTGTCGTACTTAGAATATTTGGAGATAAAGGTACATGGAACTATGGAATTGAACAACTTTTAAATTGGCAAGCAGTTAATAAAAAAAGGAAGTTAGTAATCCTATCAGGTACCATTGATCAGGAAATTTCCTTATGTGAAATAAGTAGTATAGAAAAACAAATTGCATTAAATATTTCTAGATTACTAAGATCTGGAGGATTGGATAATTATAGAAATTTTCTTAATTGTTTAAATTATTTAGTTGTAGATGAAAAATTAATTCCTGATGAGTTTTTGAATATTACTTTTTATGCAGATCCCTATTTATATGATTGGAAAAATGAAAAAGGCGAAAAGATAGGAATAATATCCTATAAATCACTTTTTTTGGCTAATGAAATTGAAGTAAACGAAAAACTAAACTTGCAATTAAGAAAATGCGGACTATCTCCTAAAACATTTTTTATTTCAACACTAAAAGATCATATTATTCAGAAGAAATTAATAGATATTTTTAAAAAAGAAGATATTAAACTAATAATTACTACAACTTCATTTTCTTCATCTCAAATCAAAAATAACGATTTAATTGAAAATTCAACAAATATTTTTACTTTCCTTAAAATTCCAATTCTACAGCTTCTTTCTTCCAATAGATCAAGAAAAAAGTGGTTAAATTCATCCATTGGAATGAATTCATCTGATTTATTAATGCAAATAATTATTCCCGAATTTGATGGAAGAATTACTACCTGTCCTTCAGCATTTAAAGAAATAATTTCTAAGGAAAATACACTATATAGTGAAATAAGTAGTTACAAAGCTGATCAAGTAGGTATTGAATGGATTTCAAAATTTACAACAAATTATGTGAAACTTCAGAAACTTAATAATTTTGATAAAAGAATTTGTTTAGTAATAAGTAATTATCCTGTAAAGAACGGAAGAATCGGTAATGGCGTTGGTCTAAATACACCATCTTCAATAATAAATATTCTTAATTGGTTAAAAGAAGAAGGTTATGACCTTGGATCTTGTAATTATCCTCAAGATTCTTCGGAATTAATGTCAATGCTTATAAAAACTAGAACTAATGATATTGAATCTCAAAATAATAAACCATTAGATTACTTACCACTTAGTGAATATTTAAAATATTGGAATTATTTTGAGCCTGATCCTAAAAATATTATTATTAATCGTTGGGGTAAACCATCTGATGCGATCGATCTAGATAATAAAGGCTTCTCAATAAATGGTATTAGATTTGGAAAAATAACATTATTGATTCAACCTCAACGAGGTTATGACGCTTTCACTGATAGAGATATTCATTCTCCAGATCTTCCACCTCCACATAGATATTTAGCACAATATATTTGGATAGAAAAAGTTTTTAATGCAAATGCTATATGCCATATTGGTAAACATGGGACTGTTGAATGGTTACCGGGCAAATCTATAGGTCTCAGCAATAAATGTTTTCCAAATATTATTTGTCCAGCAATACCAAACATATATCCCTTTATAGTAAATGATCCTGGCGAAGGATCCCAAGCTAAAAGAAGAACTGCTGCAACAATTATTGATCATTTAACCCCTCCTTTGGATAGATCAGAATTATATGGAAAATTTTCAATATTAGAAAATTATTTAGACGAATATTTTGAAGCAAAATTATTAAATTCTAATCGGATTAAAATAATAGAAAAATCCATTTTTGAATTAATTAAAAATGACTTTAGCGAAATTACATTAATGAATAAAAATAATAAAATAGAAGAAATTGATTCCTTTCTTTGCAAAATTAAAGAATCTCAAATTAGGACAGGTTTGCATATTTTTGGCAATAGGCAGAATGACATTAATGAAATAAATTTATTCATGTGTATTGCTAGAGTACCAAATGCCAACAGAATTGGTGTTATTCAATATATAGCAAAACATTTAAAACTAGATTTGAATCCTTGGACAAATCAATATGATCAAATGCTAAGTGAAAATGATAAAAAAATATTATTGACTTTTTCCAATAAAAACATTTTAAACTTTAGAATGGCTATTGATTTTTTGGAACAACAAGCAAAATATCTTATATATTTGTTTTTTTACAAAAATAATACCAATATAAAAAATCTAGAAAAATATAAAAATAAGAAAATAATAGACTATTTCTTTAATGAAAAAAAACATAATAATTATTTTTTATTATTAAAAAAAGAGATTCTATATCCAATCATTAATTCTTCATATAATGAGAAATTATCATTTATTAATTCATTAAATGGACAATATGTAAAAAGTGGTCCATCTGGAGCCCCTACGAGAGGTAAAACTGAAGCTTTACCCACTGGTAAAAATTTCTTTTCAGTTGATTCGAGAGGACTGCCAACTGAATCAGCATGGAGTGTTGGTATTCAATCCGCTTCACAAATACTTGATTTATACAAACAAGATAATGGAGAAGATTTAAAAAATATAGCAATATCTGTATGGGCAACATCCACAATGAGAAACGGTGGTGAAGACATTTGTCAAATACTATATTTATTAGGAGTACAGCCTATTTGGGATGGGCCTTCAAGAAGAGTAGTAGATCTAGAAATCATTCCTTTATCTGTTCTCGAAAGACCGAGGGTTGATGTTACTTTAAGGATTTCGGGAATGTTTAGAGATGCATTTCCACAGCTTGTTAAATTAACTTCTAAAGCAATAAATCTTGTTTCTAATCTTAATGAGGACGATAAGTTTAACCCTCTTGCTGGGGCATCAAGAGATGGTGATTCAATTAATCGTATATTTGGGTCAGCGCCAGGTTCATATGGAGCTGGTCTGCAAGAACTAATTTCAAATTCTAATTGGGAAAATATTGATGATTTTGGAGAATCTTTTATTAATTGGAGTAAGTGGATTTACAGTGATAATCTTGAACCTATAGAGGATAAAAAATCATTAGAAAATGCTCTTAAAAATGTGCAGTTAGTTGTTCATAACCAAGATAATAAGGAACATGATATTTTAGATTCTGATGATTATTATCAGTTTCAGGGCGGATTATCTTCAGCAGTAAAAAAATTGAGCGGTAAATTACCTCAAATGTATCATGGTGATTTATCAAAATTTGGATTATCTAAAATTTCAAAATTACAAGATGAAATTAATAATGTTGTTATATCAAGAATACTTAACCCTAAATGGATAAATGGAATGAAGGATAATGGTTATAAAGGAGCGTTTGAATTTTCAGCTACACTAGATTACTTATATGCTTTTGATGCCTCTACTGAAGTAGTCTCCGATTGGTGTTATGAGGAAGTTTATAAATCATGGTTATGTGATCTAGATCTTAGGAATTTCTTTTTAGAGAATAATCCATGGGCTTTAAGAGATATCGCACAACGATTTCTTGAAATTGTCAATAGAAAAATGTGGAATAATTGTTCATCAGATGTCATTGAAAATTTAAAGAACATAATTATTAATACTGATTCAATAATTGAAAAAAACGAATTCTGA
- a CDS encoding branched-chain amino acid transaminase, translating to MHEFLPYAWFEGKCIPFKEAKISIATHALHYGTAAFGGMRAIPNPTNKEEFLLFRTDKHIKRLSQSAKLLLTEISEEYIFKALEEVIKRNKPEKPIYIRPFVYTSDLGIAPRLHNIETDFFIYCIELGDYLSPDGVSCRMSSWTRQEDRSLPLRGKISGAYITSSLAKTEASLSGFDEALLLNSSGKVSEASGMNLFIVRNGDLITPGVDQDILEGITRASVIELAKSFGINVIERPVDKTELLIADEVFLTGTAAKITPVKKIESTELNYERPIMNKLKSKLIEITEGRSQDYDNWVTRISLK from the coding sequence ATGCATGAATTTCTTCCATACGCCTGGTTCGAAGGTAAATGTATTCCATTTAAAGAAGCAAAAATATCAATAGCTACTCATGCACTACATTACGGTACTGCTGCATTTGGAGGAATGCGAGCGATACCTAACCCAACAAACAAAGAAGAATTCCTTTTGTTTAGAACTGATAAACATATAAAAAGATTATCTCAAAGTGCAAAATTACTCTTAACTGAAATTTCTGAAGAATATATTTTTAAAGCCTTAGAAGAAGTTATAAAAAGAAACAAGCCAGAAAAACCTATTTATATAAGACCTTTTGTATATACAAGCGATTTAGGTATAGCTCCAAGGTTACACAATATTGAAACAGATTTCTTTATTTATTGTATTGAACTAGGAGATTATCTATCCCCAGATGGTGTTTCTTGTAGAATGAGTAGTTGGACAAGACAAGAAGATAGATCTCTCCCCTTAAGAGGAAAAATAAGTGGAGCATATATTACTAGTTCATTAGCCAAAACAGAAGCTAGTTTATCGGGTTTTGATGAAGCCCTGCTATTAAATTCAAGTGGTAAGGTAAGCGAAGCTAGTGGTATGAATTTATTTATTGTAAGAAACGGAGACTTAATCACTCCTGGTGTTGATCAAGATATCCTGGAGGGGATTACTAGAGCTAGTGTAATTGAATTAGCAAAATCATTTGGAATAAATGTAATTGAGAGGCCTGTTGATAAAACAGAATTATTAATAGCAGATGAAGTTTTTCTAACTGGTACAGCAGCAAAAATTACACCAGTTAAAAAAATTGAATCAACTGAATTAAATTATGAAAGACCAATAATGAATAAATTAAAAAGTAAGCTTATAGAAATAACAGAAGGTCGTTCTCAAGACTATGATAATTGGGTAACAAGAATTTCACTAAAATAA